Proteins from one Rosa chinensis cultivar Old Blush chromosome 7, RchiOBHm-V2, whole genome shotgun sequence genomic window:
- the LOC112176085 gene encoding uncharacterized protein LOC112176085 isoform X1 yields the protein MKGRSHRLQSSDPPDDWVDESWTVDCLCGVTFDDGEEMVNCDECGVWVHTRCSRYVKGDDNFVCDKCKSRNSRNDSEETEVAQLLVELPTKTVRMESSFPPPPNMPTRRPLRLWTDIPMEERVHVQGIPGGDPAIFGGLSSVFTPELWKSTGYVPKKFNFQYREFPCWDKKEEADVRFDEDSENAVDKGAGVLFSLLNESVLASPVAALVGMRSREEGGYDKKVSLKETKRWDKEVRDIRCAQSGVKKERSLLRPMVLHTGKRKKDDLGTSKDRSAKKRARATEKEADAKKRGAQSSKSVFTPSSDAKQLEFSEDRGPKISKADVQSMKYKKSSNSVVREPAPNVSLATDCTVENHSSEALLSDRSKKIDDGLKEDKVEHQVSAVPGHMTITKMDGAAVASLLELNDARTDCLQEQGDSTEDENLNVKPPIENVSTAPEVEVQNHCPTSDGSVQRSPNKKTEDHEDNSQSPVNVQSSLHGEAKDLGKSSDQVSESLKLNGVIVNVPLSSDHKVQGADRTSEAVSDSHTERGDELSGDCQPKRESEDLVDSVTLQKCSSDVKHGLKLSEDLSKPGGILNSAAASGQLKTASAGKSCTVPSTSLTPKSSTPQNLKSGDVQNPNPFTKQQVMSESKASIKKDRASSADMDHDKDNMPRKIVKEQLRSPTSSALKTSHFSRNSHDSVSKRTTSESKDSLLHSSSKTLSEGDTVPSGSSEKVLHGQNKSSVSSALQRGEKLNQTTSSKTSQSHAPPSCPPAPSSSQAKLSDEELALLLHQELNSSPRVPRVPRARHASSLPQLASPTATSMLIKRTSSSSGKDHNSGSRRKVRDAYKDGVRSSRELDDETKRMDRVPSSPDPRRQDAASTVDATRREENASSTASHSYKKTIPSTSIPTANSGPSSSTEANDRNVSSVRSSPRNASDDDTGAVGPVHPTLPGLINEIMSKGRRMTYEELCNAVMPHWHNLRKHNGERYAYTSPSQAVLDCLRNRHEWARLVDRGPKTNPRKKRKLDADDSEDNEYGRVNNPKELEGKSIETQREDYPKGKRKARKRRRLALQGRGIKDVREKRKADLLTDDDVGPSFSNSTEETVSEDDTQGGGAGGPVGSEASSSSEEEGTS from the exons ATGAAAGGCCGATCTCACCGGCTTCAGAGTTCGGACCCGCCGGACGACTGGGTGGATGAGTCGTGGACGGTGGATTGTTTGTGTGGTGTGACTTTCGACGATGGGGAAGAGATGGTGAATTGTGATGAGTgtggtgtttgggtgcacactCGGTGTTCTAGGTATGTGAAGGGAGATGATAATTTTGTTTGTGATAAATGTAAGAGCAGGAATAGTAGGAATGATAGTGAGGAAACTGAGGTTGCGCAATTGTTGGTTGAGCTGCCTACCAAGACTGTGAGAATGGAGAGTTCGTTTCCGCCACCACCGAATATGCCTACTCGGCGCCCTCTTAGGCTTTGGACTGATATACCAATGGAGGAGAGGGTGCATGTGCAGGGAATTCCAGGGGGTGACCCTGCTATATTTGGTGGCTTGTCCTCGGTTTTTACTCCGGAGCTGTGGAAGTCAACGGGATATGTGCCCAAAAAGTTTAATTTTCAGTATAGGGAGTTCCCTTGTTGGGATAAGAAGGAGGAGGCTGATGTTAGATTTGATGAAGACAGTGAGAATGCTGTGGATAAAGGTGCTGGCGTTCTGTTCTCTTTGTTGAATGAGAGTGTCTTGGCAAGCCCAGTGGCTGCTTTGGTTGGAATGAGGAGCCGAGAAGAAGGCGGGTATGACAAGAAGGTCTCTTTGAAAGAGACAAAAAGGTGGGATAAGGAGGTTCGTGATATTAGATGTGCTCAGAGTGGtgtgaagaaggagaggagtttaCTGCGGCCCATGGTATTACATACGGGTAAGCGTAAGAAGGACGATCTGGGTACATCCAAAGATCGGAGTGCCAAGAAGAGGGCTAGAGCTACTGAGAAAGAGGCTGATGCAAAGAAGAGAGGGGCTCAATCTTCTAAATCAG TGTTTACACCCTCAAGTGATGCAAAACAATTGGAATTTTCTGAGGACAGAGGTCCGAAGATTTCTAAGGCTGATGTTCAGAGTATGAAGTACAAGAAGTCGAGCAACTCTGTGGTTAGAGAACCTGCACCAAATGTTTCTCTTGCGACAGACTGTACTGTTGAAAATCACTCTTCAGAAGCCTTACTTTCTGATAGGTCTAAAAAGATTGATGATGGGCTGAAGGAAGACAAGGTGGAACACCAAGTTTCTGCAGTGCCGGGGCACATGACTATCACCAAAATGGATGGTGCTGCTGTTGCATCATTGTTAGAATTAAATGATGCTAGGACTGATTGTCTACAAGAACAG GGAGATAGCACAGAAGATGAAAATTTGAATGTGAAACCACCCATTGAAAATGTTAGCACTGCGCCGGAGGTTGAAGTTCAGAATCACTGTCCTACTAGCGACGGGTCCGTGCAACGTTCTCCCAATAAGAAAACTGAAGACCATGAGGACAATTCTCAGAGCCCGGTGAATGTGCAGTCTTCTCTTCATGGTGAGGCAAAAGATCTCGGCAAATCTTCTGATCAAGTGTCTGAAAGTTTGAAACTTAATGGTGTAATAGTAAACGTCCCACTGTCCAGTGACCATAAGGTGCAAGGTGCTGACAGAACTTCTGAAGCAGTTAGTGATTCTCATACAGAGAGGGGTGATGAATTATCTGGCGATTGCCAGCCTAAACGGGAATCAGAAGATTTGGTGGATTCAGTTACTCTGCAAAAATGTTCTTCAGATGTCAAACATGGTTTGAAGCTTTCAGAAGATCTTTCAAAACCAGGCGGGATCTTAAACTCTGCAGCAGCATCGGGTCAGCTTAAAACAGCAAGTGCCGGGAAATCTTGTACTGTTCCATCCACCAGTTTGACCCCCAAATCATCCACTCCTCAGAACTTAAAATCTGGTGATGTTCAGAATCCTAATCCATTTACTAAGCAACAAGTAATGTCTGAAAGTAAAGCTAGCATTAAGAAAGATCGTGCTTCATCTGCGGACATGGATCACGATAAGGACAATATGCCAAGGAAAATAGTAAAAGAGCAGTTAAGATCCCCTACAAGTTCTGCTCTGAAAACCTCACACTTCAGCAGGAATTCACATGATTCTGTATCCAAGCGGACCACATCAGAATCAAAAGATTCATTGCTTCACTCATCTTCCAAGACATTGTCAGAAGGGGATACAGTTCCTTCAGGCTCTAGTGAGAAGGTTTTACATGGGCAGAACAAAAGTTCAGTGTCAAGTGCATTGCAAAGAGGTGAAAAGTTAAACCAGACAACTTCTTCTAAGACTAGTCAGAGTCATGCACCACCTTCTTGTCCACCTGCACCATCAAGTTCTCAAGCAAAACTAAGTGATGAGGAA CTCGCTTTACTTTTACATCAAGAACTCAACAGTTCTCCCAGAGTACCTCGTGTACCACGTGCTCGTCATGCGTCTAGCTTACCTCAGCTGGCTTCTCCAACTGCAACAAGCATGTTAATAAAGCGTACATCTTCTTCTAGCGGAAAGGATCACAACTCG GGCTCCAGAAGAAAAGTGAGGGATGCATATAAAGATGGGGTCCGAAGTTCCCGTGAACTGGATGATGAAACTAAGAGGATGGACAGAGTCCCATCTTCTCCTGATCCTAGAAGACAAGATGCAGCTAGTACAGTAGATGCTACTAGGAGGGAGGAAAATGCATCTTCAACAGCCTCACATTCTTACAAAAAGACTATCCCTTCTACCTCCATTCCAACTGCAAACAGTGGTCCATCTTCATCCACTGAGGCTAATGATCGCAATGTGTCATCAGTACGCAGTTCACCGAGGAATGCGTCTGACGATGATACAGGGGCAGTTGGTCCTGTTCATCCTACTTTACCAG GCTTGATAAATGAGATTATGAGTAAAGGTAGACGAATGACGTATGAGGAGCTCTGCAATGCTGTGATGCCG CACTGGCATAATCTGAGAAAGCATAATGGAGAGCGTTATGCATATACCAGTCCTTCGCAGGCTGTTCTTGATTGCCTTCGGAATCGACATGAATGGGCTCGATTAGTTGATCGTGGTCCAAAG ACAAACCCTAGGAAAAAGCGAAAACTTGATGCTGATGATTCAGAGGATAATGAATATGGCAGGGTCAACAATCCAAAGGAGTTGGAAGGTAAAAGCATAGAGACACAGAGAGAGGACTATCCAAAGGGCAAGAGAAAAGCTCGAAAACGCAGAAGACTGGCCCTTCAAGGAAGAGGAATAAAGGATGTCAGGGAGAAACGGAAGGCAGATTTGCTCACCGATGATGATGTAGGGCCATCATTTTCTAATTCCACAGAGGAAACTGTGTCTGAGGATGATACTCAGGGAGGTGGAGCAGGGGGTCCAGTTGGAAGTGAGGCCTCTTCTAGTTCAGAGGAGGAAGGGACAAGTTGA
- the LOC112176085 gene encoding uncharacterized protein LOC112176085 isoform X3 has protein sequence MKGRSHRLQSSDPPDDWVDESWTVDCLCGVTFDDGEEMVNCDECGVWVHTRCSRYVKGDDNFVCDKCKSRNSRNDSEETEVAQLLVELPTKTVRMESSFPPPPNMPTRRPLRLWTDIPMEERVHVQGIPGGDPAIFGGLSSVFTPELWKSTGYVPKKFNFQYREFPCWDKKEEADVRFDEDSENAVDKGAGVLFSLLNESVLASPVAALVGMRSREEGGYDKKVSLKETKRWDKEVRDIRCAQSGVKKERSLLRPMVLHTGKRKKDDLGTSKDRSAKKRARATEKEADAKKRGAQSSKSVFTPSSDAKQLEFSEDRGPKISKADVQSMKYKKSSNSVVREPAPNVSLATDCTVENHSSEALLSDRSKKIDDGLKEDKVEHQVSAVPGHMTITKMDGAAVASLLELNDARTDCLQEQGDSTEDENLNVKPPIENVSTAPEVEVQNHCPTSDGSVQRSPNKKTEDHEDNSQSPVNVQSSLHGEAKDLGKSSDQVSESLKLNGVIVNVPLSSDHKVQGADRTSEAVSDSHTERGDELSGDCQPKRESEDLVDSVTLQKCSSDVKHGLKLSEDLSKPGGILNSAAASGQLKTASAGKSCTVPSTSLTPKSSTPQNLKSGDVQNPNPFTKQQVMSESKASIKKDRASSADMDHDKDNMPRKIVKEQLRSPTSSALKTSHFSRNSHDSVSKRTTSESKDSLLHSSSKTLSEGDTVPSGSSEKVLHGQNKSSVSSALQRGEKLNQTTSSKTSQSHAPPSCPPAPSSSQAKLSDEELALLLHQELNSSPRVPRVPRARHASSLPQLASPTATSMLIKRTSSSSGKDHNSGSRRKVRDAYKDGVRSSRELDDETKRMDRVPSSPDPRRQDAASTVDATRREENASSTASHSYKKTIPSTSIPTANSGPSSSTEANDRNVSSVRSSPRNASDDDTGAVGPVHPTLPGLINEIMSKGRRMTYEELCNAVMPHWHNLRKHNGERYAYTSPSQAVLDCLRNRHEWARLVDRGPKGQQSKGVGR, from the exons ATGAAAGGCCGATCTCACCGGCTTCAGAGTTCGGACCCGCCGGACGACTGGGTGGATGAGTCGTGGACGGTGGATTGTTTGTGTGGTGTGACTTTCGACGATGGGGAAGAGATGGTGAATTGTGATGAGTgtggtgtttgggtgcacactCGGTGTTCTAGGTATGTGAAGGGAGATGATAATTTTGTTTGTGATAAATGTAAGAGCAGGAATAGTAGGAATGATAGTGAGGAAACTGAGGTTGCGCAATTGTTGGTTGAGCTGCCTACCAAGACTGTGAGAATGGAGAGTTCGTTTCCGCCACCACCGAATATGCCTACTCGGCGCCCTCTTAGGCTTTGGACTGATATACCAATGGAGGAGAGGGTGCATGTGCAGGGAATTCCAGGGGGTGACCCTGCTATATTTGGTGGCTTGTCCTCGGTTTTTACTCCGGAGCTGTGGAAGTCAACGGGATATGTGCCCAAAAAGTTTAATTTTCAGTATAGGGAGTTCCCTTGTTGGGATAAGAAGGAGGAGGCTGATGTTAGATTTGATGAAGACAGTGAGAATGCTGTGGATAAAGGTGCTGGCGTTCTGTTCTCTTTGTTGAATGAGAGTGTCTTGGCAAGCCCAGTGGCTGCTTTGGTTGGAATGAGGAGCCGAGAAGAAGGCGGGTATGACAAGAAGGTCTCTTTGAAAGAGACAAAAAGGTGGGATAAGGAGGTTCGTGATATTAGATGTGCTCAGAGTGGtgtgaagaaggagaggagtttaCTGCGGCCCATGGTATTACATACGGGTAAGCGTAAGAAGGACGATCTGGGTACATCCAAAGATCGGAGTGCCAAGAAGAGGGCTAGAGCTACTGAGAAAGAGGCTGATGCAAAGAAGAGAGGGGCTCAATCTTCTAAATCAG TGTTTACACCCTCAAGTGATGCAAAACAATTGGAATTTTCTGAGGACAGAGGTCCGAAGATTTCTAAGGCTGATGTTCAGAGTATGAAGTACAAGAAGTCGAGCAACTCTGTGGTTAGAGAACCTGCACCAAATGTTTCTCTTGCGACAGACTGTACTGTTGAAAATCACTCTTCAGAAGCCTTACTTTCTGATAGGTCTAAAAAGATTGATGATGGGCTGAAGGAAGACAAGGTGGAACACCAAGTTTCTGCAGTGCCGGGGCACATGACTATCACCAAAATGGATGGTGCTGCTGTTGCATCATTGTTAGAATTAAATGATGCTAGGACTGATTGTCTACAAGAACAG GGAGATAGCACAGAAGATGAAAATTTGAATGTGAAACCACCCATTGAAAATGTTAGCACTGCGCCGGAGGTTGAAGTTCAGAATCACTGTCCTACTAGCGACGGGTCCGTGCAACGTTCTCCCAATAAGAAAACTGAAGACCATGAGGACAATTCTCAGAGCCCGGTGAATGTGCAGTCTTCTCTTCATGGTGAGGCAAAAGATCTCGGCAAATCTTCTGATCAAGTGTCTGAAAGTTTGAAACTTAATGGTGTAATAGTAAACGTCCCACTGTCCAGTGACCATAAGGTGCAAGGTGCTGACAGAACTTCTGAAGCAGTTAGTGATTCTCATACAGAGAGGGGTGATGAATTATCTGGCGATTGCCAGCCTAAACGGGAATCAGAAGATTTGGTGGATTCAGTTACTCTGCAAAAATGTTCTTCAGATGTCAAACATGGTTTGAAGCTTTCAGAAGATCTTTCAAAACCAGGCGGGATCTTAAACTCTGCAGCAGCATCGGGTCAGCTTAAAACAGCAAGTGCCGGGAAATCTTGTACTGTTCCATCCACCAGTTTGACCCCCAAATCATCCACTCCTCAGAACTTAAAATCTGGTGATGTTCAGAATCCTAATCCATTTACTAAGCAACAAGTAATGTCTGAAAGTAAAGCTAGCATTAAGAAAGATCGTGCTTCATCTGCGGACATGGATCACGATAAGGACAATATGCCAAGGAAAATAGTAAAAGAGCAGTTAAGATCCCCTACAAGTTCTGCTCTGAAAACCTCACACTTCAGCAGGAATTCACATGATTCTGTATCCAAGCGGACCACATCAGAATCAAAAGATTCATTGCTTCACTCATCTTCCAAGACATTGTCAGAAGGGGATACAGTTCCTTCAGGCTCTAGTGAGAAGGTTTTACATGGGCAGAACAAAAGTTCAGTGTCAAGTGCATTGCAAAGAGGTGAAAAGTTAAACCAGACAACTTCTTCTAAGACTAGTCAGAGTCATGCACCACCTTCTTGTCCACCTGCACCATCAAGTTCTCAAGCAAAACTAAGTGATGAGGAA CTCGCTTTACTTTTACATCAAGAACTCAACAGTTCTCCCAGAGTACCTCGTGTACCACGTGCTCGTCATGCGTCTAGCTTACCTCAGCTGGCTTCTCCAACTGCAACAAGCATGTTAATAAAGCGTACATCTTCTTCTAGCGGAAAGGATCACAACTCG GGCTCCAGAAGAAAAGTGAGGGATGCATATAAAGATGGGGTCCGAAGTTCCCGTGAACTGGATGATGAAACTAAGAGGATGGACAGAGTCCCATCTTCTCCTGATCCTAGAAGACAAGATGCAGCTAGTACAGTAGATGCTACTAGGAGGGAGGAAAATGCATCTTCAACAGCCTCACATTCTTACAAAAAGACTATCCCTTCTACCTCCATTCCAACTGCAAACAGTGGTCCATCTTCATCCACTGAGGCTAATGATCGCAATGTGTCATCAGTACGCAGTTCACCGAGGAATGCGTCTGACGATGATACAGGGGCAGTTGGTCCTGTTCATCCTACTTTACCAG GCTTGATAAATGAGATTATGAGTAAAGGTAGACGAATGACGTATGAGGAGCTCTGCAATGCTGTGATGCCG CACTGGCATAATCTGAGAAAGCATAATGGAGAGCGTTATGCATATACCAGTCCTTCGCAGGCTGTTCTTGATTGCCTTCGGAATCGACATGAATGGGCTCGATTAGTTGATCGTGGTCCAAAG GGTCAACAATCCAAAGGAGTTGGAAGGTAA
- the LOC112176085 gene encoding uncharacterized protein LOC112176085 isoform X2, which yields MKGRSHRLQSSDPPDDWVDESWTVDCLCGVTFDDGEEMVNCDECGVWVHTRCSRYVKGDDNFVCDKCKSRNSRNDSEETEVAQLLVELPTKTVRMESSFPPPPNMPTRRPLRLWTDIPMEERVHVQGIPGGDPAIFGGLSSVFTPELWKSTGYVPKKFNFQYREFPCWDKKEEADVRFDEDSENAVDKGAGVLFSLLNESVLASPVAALVGMRSREEGGYDKKVSLKETKRWDKEVRDIRCAQSGVKKERSLLRPMVLHTGKRKKDDLGTSKDRSAKKRARATEKEADAKKRGAQSSKSVFTPSSDAKQLEFSEDRGPKISKADVQSMKYKKSSNSVVREPAPNVSLATDCTVENHSSEALLSDRSKKIDDGLKEDKVEHQVSAVPGHMTITKMDGAAVASLLELNDARTDCLQEQGDSTEDENLNVKPPIENVSTAPEVEVQNHCPTSDGSVQRSPNKKTEDHEDNSQSPVNVQSSLHGEAKDLGKSSDQVSESLKLNGVIVNVPLSSDHKVQGADRTSEAVSDSHTERGDELSGDCQPKRESEDLVDSVTLQKCSSDVKHGLKLSEDLSKPGGILNSAAASGQLKTASAGKSCTVPSTSLTPKSSTPQNLKSGDVQNPNPFTKQQVMSESKASIKKDRASSADMDHDKDNMPRKIVKEQLRSPTSSALKTSHFSRNSHDSVSKRTTSESKDSLLHSSSKTLSEGDTVPSGSSEKVLHGQNKSSVSSALQRGEKLNQTTSSKTSQSHAPPSCPPAPSSSQAKLSDEELALLLHQELNSSPRVPRVPRARHASSLPQLASPTATSMLIKRTSSSSGKDHNSGSRRKVRDAYKDGVRSSRELDDETKRMDRVPSSPDPRRQDAASTVDATRREENASSTASHSYKKTIPSTSIPTANSGPSSSTEANDRNVSSVRSSPRNASDDDTGAVGPVHPTLPGLINEIMSKGRRMTYEELCNAVMPHWHNLRKHNGERYAYTSPSQAVLDCLRNRHEWARLVDRGPKGSTSNRNECMMLP from the exons ATGAAAGGCCGATCTCACCGGCTTCAGAGTTCGGACCCGCCGGACGACTGGGTGGATGAGTCGTGGACGGTGGATTGTTTGTGTGGTGTGACTTTCGACGATGGGGAAGAGATGGTGAATTGTGATGAGTgtggtgtttgggtgcacactCGGTGTTCTAGGTATGTGAAGGGAGATGATAATTTTGTTTGTGATAAATGTAAGAGCAGGAATAGTAGGAATGATAGTGAGGAAACTGAGGTTGCGCAATTGTTGGTTGAGCTGCCTACCAAGACTGTGAGAATGGAGAGTTCGTTTCCGCCACCACCGAATATGCCTACTCGGCGCCCTCTTAGGCTTTGGACTGATATACCAATGGAGGAGAGGGTGCATGTGCAGGGAATTCCAGGGGGTGACCCTGCTATATTTGGTGGCTTGTCCTCGGTTTTTACTCCGGAGCTGTGGAAGTCAACGGGATATGTGCCCAAAAAGTTTAATTTTCAGTATAGGGAGTTCCCTTGTTGGGATAAGAAGGAGGAGGCTGATGTTAGATTTGATGAAGACAGTGAGAATGCTGTGGATAAAGGTGCTGGCGTTCTGTTCTCTTTGTTGAATGAGAGTGTCTTGGCAAGCCCAGTGGCTGCTTTGGTTGGAATGAGGAGCCGAGAAGAAGGCGGGTATGACAAGAAGGTCTCTTTGAAAGAGACAAAAAGGTGGGATAAGGAGGTTCGTGATATTAGATGTGCTCAGAGTGGtgtgaagaaggagaggagtttaCTGCGGCCCATGGTATTACATACGGGTAAGCGTAAGAAGGACGATCTGGGTACATCCAAAGATCGGAGTGCCAAGAAGAGGGCTAGAGCTACTGAGAAAGAGGCTGATGCAAAGAAGAGAGGGGCTCAATCTTCTAAATCAG TGTTTACACCCTCAAGTGATGCAAAACAATTGGAATTTTCTGAGGACAGAGGTCCGAAGATTTCTAAGGCTGATGTTCAGAGTATGAAGTACAAGAAGTCGAGCAACTCTGTGGTTAGAGAACCTGCACCAAATGTTTCTCTTGCGACAGACTGTACTGTTGAAAATCACTCTTCAGAAGCCTTACTTTCTGATAGGTCTAAAAAGATTGATGATGGGCTGAAGGAAGACAAGGTGGAACACCAAGTTTCTGCAGTGCCGGGGCACATGACTATCACCAAAATGGATGGTGCTGCTGTTGCATCATTGTTAGAATTAAATGATGCTAGGACTGATTGTCTACAAGAACAG GGAGATAGCACAGAAGATGAAAATTTGAATGTGAAACCACCCATTGAAAATGTTAGCACTGCGCCGGAGGTTGAAGTTCAGAATCACTGTCCTACTAGCGACGGGTCCGTGCAACGTTCTCCCAATAAGAAAACTGAAGACCATGAGGACAATTCTCAGAGCCCGGTGAATGTGCAGTCTTCTCTTCATGGTGAGGCAAAAGATCTCGGCAAATCTTCTGATCAAGTGTCTGAAAGTTTGAAACTTAATGGTGTAATAGTAAACGTCCCACTGTCCAGTGACCATAAGGTGCAAGGTGCTGACAGAACTTCTGAAGCAGTTAGTGATTCTCATACAGAGAGGGGTGATGAATTATCTGGCGATTGCCAGCCTAAACGGGAATCAGAAGATTTGGTGGATTCAGTTACTCTGCAAAAATGTTCTTCAGATGTCAAACATGGTTTGAAGCTTTCAGAAGATCTTTCAAAACCAGGCGGGATCTTAAACTCTGCAGCAGCATCGGGTCAGCTTAAAACAGCAAGTGCCGGGAAATCTTGTACTGTTCCATCCACCAGTTTGACCCCCAAATCATCCACTCCTCAGAACTTAAAATCTGGTGATGTTCAGAATCCTAATCCATTTACTAAGCAACAAGTAATGTCTGAAAGTAAAGCTAGCATTAAGAAAGATCGTGCTTCATCTGCGGACATGGATCACGATAAGGACAATATGCCAAGGAAAATAGTAAAAGAGCAGTTAAGATCCCCTACAAGTTCTGCTCTGAAAACCTCACACTTCAGCAGGAATTCACATGATTCTGTATCCAAGCGGACCACATCAGAATCAAAAGATTCATTGCTTCACTCATCTTCCAAGACATTGTCAGAAGGGGATACAGTTCCTTCAGGCTCTAGTGAGAAGGTTTTACATGGGCAGAACAAAAGTTCAGTGTCAAGTGCATTGCAAAGAGGTGAAAAGTTAAACCAGACAACTTCTTCTAAGACTAGTCAGAGTCATGCACCACCTTCTTGTCCACCTGCACCATCAAGTTCTCAAGCAAAACTAAGTGATGAGGAA CTCGCTTTACTTTTACATCAAGAACTCAACAGTTCTCCCAGAGTACCTCGTGTACCACGTGCTCGTCATGCGTCTAGCTTACCTCAGCTGGCTTCTCCAACTGCAACAAGCATGTTAATAAAGCGTACATCTTCTTCTAGCGGAAAGGATCACAACTCG GGCTCCAGAAGAAAAGTGAGGGATGCATATAAAGATGGGGTCCGAAGTTCCCGTGAACTGGATGATGAAACTAAGAGGATGGACAGAGTCCCATCTTCTCCTGATCCTAGAAGACAAGATGCAGCTAGTACAGTAGATGCTACTAGGAGGGAGGAAAATGCATCTTCAACAGCCTCACATTCTTACAAAAAGACTATCCCTTCTACCTCCATTCCAACTGCAAACAGTGGTCCATCTTCATCCACTGAGGCTAATGATCGCAATGTGTCATCAGTACGCAGTTCACCGAGGAATGCGTCTGACGATGATACAGGGGCAGTTGGTCCTGTTCATCCTACTTTACCAG GCTTGATAAATGAGATTATGAGTAAAGGTAGACGAATGACGTATGAGGAGCTCTGCAATGCTGTGATGCCG CACTGGCATAATCTGAGAAAGCATAATGGAGAGCGTTATGCATATACCAGTCCTTCGCAGGCTGTTCTTGATTGCCTTCGGAATCGACATGAATGGGCTCGATTAGTTGATCGTGGTCCAAAG GGATCCACTTCAAACAGGAATGAGTGTATGATGcttccttga